The following DNA comes from Halobacillus litoralis.
AAAAGGAACCACCTATTTTTCTATCGTAAAAACGGACACGGATGAAGCCATTGCTATTGAAGAGGCAGAGGACCTTTATCGGAAGGCAGTTAGAGAAAAGCCTTATACATATGAAGGGGGAGGAGGGGATAACTCGAATTGGAATAACTTCCTGGGGGACACTCATGAGGAAACCAAGGAAGAAAGGCATCTAATTGGCGGGTCGATCCTGCTAGGCGTTCTTTTAGCAATTATGGGACTTGTTGGATACTACCTGTTCAGCAAAAGAAGGGGAAATTCAGCAAAGTAATCGAAGTGCAGATGCTTACCATGATAAATTGAAAAGAATCATCAAGATGAAAGGAGGAAACGGCCGATTTGTTGGATAAACTGAAATCTCTTTTTTCGAAAAGACAATGCACCATCTGCAGCCAACAAGCAAAAGCTCCTCAACCTTATTATAACGACAAAGGTGAACGGGTATTTGTATGTAAGAAATGTGTACCATATGCGGAGCGACGGGCGATGAGGAAAGAAAAAACATGAAAGGATAGCTTGTGTGAAATCTTCATCCTCATTATTCCATAAGTCAATGATATAATAATAGTATAGTTTCCTACTAAAGCTGTCGCTTATCACAGTCTTTATCATGCCAAAGAAAACCTTCTCTTAAAATCCATCCCGTTCCTTCAAAAATCCTTTGCTCTTGTGCAAACCATCCATTTTTCAGTAGAGGGCTGTTACAGGAAGTCTGGTTACTTATACTTTTCATTTCGAAGGAGGCATGCGATGGACAACATTAAAGAAACGGTCTTAGAGGTGATTTTGTCGATCCTGCCCATAACTGTTGTGATTACGATTTTGCAATTCACCCTGGTCTGGCTCCCTCTCGAGATGTTTCTCCAATTTTTAATTGGAGTACTGATGGTGGGAATCGGTCTGATTCTTTTTTTGTTAGGTGTGAACATCGGTTTACTCCCAGTTGGTGAGATGATCGGTTCGGCTTTATCCAAAACGAAAATGGTCTGGCTGATTGTATTCTTCGGATTTTTATTGGGTCTTGTGGTAACGATAGCAGAGCCGGATGTTAGAGTCCTCGCCTCGCAGGTAGACCAAGTTTCCGGTGGAGCGATCCCCCGTGATATTTTAATTATAGCTGTTGCTTTAGGGGTGGGGATTTTTGTAGCGATCGCTATGCTCAGAATCATTTTCAACATAAATATCATCTATATATTGGCTGTCGGTTACAGCCTTGTGTTTTTACTTGCTGCGTTCACACCTTCCCATTTTGTGCCGATCTCATTTGATTCAGGTGGGGTGACGACAGGTCCGTTGACCGTTCCTTTCATCTTATCTTTAGGAGTAGGGGTAGTCACAGTCATGAAGGGAAAAACCTCAACAAGCGATGGATTCGGTCTTGTCGCCCTTGCCTCCATCGGCCCGATTTTATCTGTGCTCATCTTAGGGGTGATTTACGGGTGAAGATTACAACATTTGAAGGTTTTGGACATGTGTTTCTGGATGTCGCCACCGCTTTGATTCCACTGCTATTTCTATTTCTCATTTTTCAGATCATCTTTCTTAAACTCCCGCTAAAAAAGCTGCAAGACATCGGAGTCGGTTTCCTTTTGACATTCCTTGGTCTTGCTTTTTTCTTACAAGGAGTACACATCGGCTTTCTTCCTATAGGGGAAATGATGGGGCAGAAGCTTGGAGCCATCGATCATATTTGGTTGTTAGTTCCTATTGGTTTCGTGCTCGGATTCGTAGCCATCTACG
Coding sequences within:
- a CDS encoding DUF1538 domain-containing protein, which produces MDNIKETVLEVILSILPITVVITILQFTLVWLPLEMFLQFLIGVLMVGIGLILFLLGVNIGLLPVGEMIGSALSKTKMVWLIVFFGFLLGLVVTIAEPDVRVLASQVDQVSGGAIPRDILIIAVALGVGIFVAIAMLRIIFNINIIYILAVGYSLVFLLAAFTPSHFVPISFDSGGVTTGPLTVPFILSLGVGVVTVMKGKTSTSDGFGLVALASIGPILSVLILGVIYG